A genomic stretch from Komagataeibacter xylinus includes:
- the tuf gene encoding elongation factor Tu: protein MAKAKFERNKPHCNIGTIGHVDHGKTSLTAAITKTLAKAGGAEFKAYDMIDAAPEERARGITISTAHVEYETAKRHYAHVDCPGHADYVKNMITGAAQMDGAILVVSAADGPMPQTREHILLARQVGVPALVVFLNKVDQVDDPELLELVEMEVRELLSAYQFPGDDIPIIKGSALVTLEDGDAEVGENRVMDLMNAVDEYIPQPERPIDRPFLMPIEDVFSISGRGTVVTGRVERGAVNVGDEIEIVGLRPTQKTTVTGVEMFRKLLDRGEAGDNIGALLRGTKREDVERGQVLAKPGSITPHTKFKAEAYILTKEEGGRHTPFFTNYRPQFYFRTTDVTGVVHLPEGTEMVMPGDNVAMDVELIAPIAMDEGLRFAIREGGRTVGAGVVASITA, encoded by the coding sequence ATGGCAAAGGCTAAATTTGAGCGGAATAAGCCGCACTGCAACATCGGTACGATTGGTCACGTCGATCACGGCAAGACCTCGCTGACCGCTGCTATCACCAAGACGCTGGCGAAGGCTGGTGGTGCGGAATTCAAGGCGTATGACATGATCGACGCCGCACCTGAAGAGCGCGCCCGTGGCATCACCATCTCGACCGCTCACGTCGAGTACGAGACCGCGAAGCGTCACTACGCACACGTCGACTGCCCCGGCCACGCTGACTATGTGAAGAACATGATCACCGGTGCCGCGCAGATGGACGGCGCGATCCTGGTTGTGTCGGCCGCTGACGGCCCGATGCCCCAGACCCGCGAGCACATCCTGCTTGCCCGCCAGGTTGGCGTGCCGGCCCTGGTTGTCTTCCTGAACAAGGTTGACCAGGTTGATGATCCGGAGCTGCTTGAGCTGGTCGAGATGGAAGTGCGCGAGCTGCTTTCCGCTTACCAGTTCCCCGGCGACGATATCCCCATCATCAAGGGTTCGGCCCTGGTGACGCTGGAAGACGGCGATGCGGAAGTTGGTGAAAACCGCGTCATGGACCTGATGAACGCTGTGGATGAATACATCCCGCAGCCGGAGCGTCCGATCGACCGTCCGTTCCTGATGCCGATCGAAGACGTGTTCTCCATCTCGGGCCGCGGCACCGTGGTGACGGGCCGTGTCGAGCGTGGCGCCGTGAACGTTGGCGACGAAATCGAGATCGTTGGCCTGCGCCCGACGCAGAAGACGACCGTGACCGGCGTTGAAATGTTCCGCAAGCTGCTTGATCGTGGTGAAGCAGGTGACAACATCGGCGCGCTGCTGCGTGGCACGAAGCGTGAAGACGTTGAGCGTGGCCAGGTGCTGGCAAAGCCGGGTTCGATCACCCCGCACACCAAGTTCAAGGCGGAAGCCTACATCCTGACGAAGGAAGAGGGTGGCCGTCACACGCCGTTCTTCACCAACTATCGCCCGCAGTTCTATTTCCGTACGACCGACGTCACCGGCGTCGTTCACCTGCCGGAAGGCACGGAAATGGTCATGCCTGGCGATAACGTCGCCATGGATGTCGAGCTGATCGCTCCGATCGCCATGGATGAAGGCCTGCGCTTCGCTATCCGCGAAGGCGGCCGCACCGTTGGTGCAGGTGTTGTTGCTTCCATCACGGCGTGA
- the rpsG gene encoding 30S ribosomal protein S7 has protein sequence MSRRHRAVKREILPDPKFGDVVITRFMNALMYDGKKSTAEGIVYGALEVLRRRGGAAADPVVMFHSALDNVKPAVEVRSRRVGGATYQVPVEVRAERRQALAIRWLIDASRKRGENTMQDRLSNELLDAVNNRGAAVKKREDTHRMAEANKAFSHYRW, from the coding sequence ATGAGTCGCCGTCATCGCGCAGTCAAGCGCGAGATTCTTCCCGATCCGAAATTTGGTGATGTCGTCATTACGCGTTTCATGAACGCCCTGATGTACGACGGCAAGAAGTCCACCGCTGAAGGGATCGTCTATGGCGCCCTTGAGGTGCTGCGCCGCCGTGGTGGTGCCGCTGCGGACCCTGTGGTCATGTTCCACAGCGCGCTGGACAACGTCAAGCCGGCTGTCGAGGTGCGTTCTCGCCGTGTTGGTGGCGCCACCTACCAGGTTCCGGTCGAAGTCCGGGCCGAGCGTCGTCAGGCGCTGGCCATCCGCTGGCTGATCGACGCCTCGCGCAAGCGTGGCGAGAACACCATGCAGGATCGCCTGTCGAACGAACTTCTTGACGCCGTCAACAATCGTGGCGCCGCGGTCAAGAAGCGCGAAGACACGCACCGCATGGCCGAAGCCAACAAGGCATTCAGTCATTACCGCTGGTAA
- the rpsL gene encoding 30S ribosomal protein S12 — MPTINQLIAKGREPAAKRNKVPALQGCPQKRGVCTRVYTTTPKKPNSALRKVAKVRLTNGYEVVSYIPGEGHNLQEHSVVLIRGGRVKDLPGVRYHILRGVLDTQGIAKRRQRRSLYGAKRPK; from the coding sequence ATGCCGACCATCAACCAGTTGATCGCGAAAGGTCGCGAACCCGCAGCCAAACGCAATAAGGTTCCTGCCCTGCAGGGCTGTCCGCAGAAGCGTGGCGTTTGCACTCGTGTTTACACAACCACACCGAAGAAGCCGAACTCGGCTCTGCGTAAGGTGGCAAAAGTACGCCTGACCAACGGTTATGAGGTTGTGAGCTATATTCCGGGTGAGGGGCATAACCTCCAGGAACATAGCGTTGTCCTGATCCGTGGTGGTCGCGTTAAGGATCTTCCTGGCGTGCGTTATCACATCCTGCGCGGCGTTCTGGACACCCAGGGTATCGCCAAGCGTCGTCAGCGTCGCTCGCTCTATGGCGCGAAGCGTCCTAAGTAA
- the rpoC gene encoding DNA-directed RNA polymerase subunit beta' — MNELMKILGQGGQAMTFDQIKIQLASAEQIRSWSYGEIKKPETINYRTFKPERDGLFCARIFGPIKDYECLCGKYKRMKFRGIICEKCGVEVTLAKVRRERMGHIELASPVAHIWFLKSLPSRIGLMVDMTLKDLEKILYFESYVVLEPGTSPLKQYSLLTEDQYLDVMDEHGDEGIEVGIGAEAIKKILERIDCKVEKEELRLELKETTSEAKRKKLVKRLKLVEAFADSESRPEWMILDLVPVIPPELRPLVPLDGGRFATSDLNDLYRRVINRNNRLKRLIELRAPDIIVRNEKRMLQESVDALFDNGRRGRAITGANKRPLKSLSDMLKGKQGRFRQNLLGKRVDYSGRSVIVVGPELKLHQCGLPKKMALELFKPFIYSKLEKYGHATTIKAAKRMVEKERPEVWDILEEVIREHPVMLNRAPTLHRLGIQAFEPVLIEGKAIQLHPLVCTAFNADFDGDQMAVHVPLSLEAQLEARVLMMSTNNILSPANGKPIIVPSQDIVLGLYYLSLETPEFRATPDKNSYDDKGQVTVTGAPSFSSVGEVEYALSTGAVKLHDKIRARIESFDAEGKTVRETVVTTPGRMLVAQILPRNQALPFSLINRQLTKKIVSDVIDAVYRHCGQKECVIFCDRLMGLGFRHAARSGISFGKDDMIVPVEKKELVDRTAAEVKEFEQQYQDGLITAGERYNKVVDAWSRCTDEVQAAMMKEISKQEIGKPTNSVWMMSHSGARGSPAQMKQLAGMRGLMAKPSGEIIEQPIIANFKEGLSVLDYFTSSHGARKGLADTALKTANSGYLTRRLVDVAQDSIIVEEDCGTERGLTVRAVMDGGEVVASLSERMLGRTLAADVLDPATGKVLFPRNTLIEEAEAEQIEKAGVESLLIRSVLTCDSRVGVCGHCYGRDLARGTPVNIGEAVGVIAAQSIGEPGTQLTMRTFHIGGAAQRGAEQSMVEASRDGKVTIRNKNVVHNSQNVPIVMSRNCEILLTDDRGTERARYRVPYGARLLVEDGAEVARGQKMAEWDPYTLPIITEQPGKVEYLDLIDSITLVERMDEVTGLTSKVVVDYKQASKGIDLRPRLQLKDANGDVVKLANGNDARYFLSPDSLLSVENGAQVNAGDVLARIPREGSKTRDITGGLPRVAELFEARRPKDHAIISETEGRVEFGKDYKSKRRVIVKNDETGEETDYLIPKGKHVSVQEGDFVQVGDPLVDGPRVPHDILKVLGVEALSDYLVNEIQDVYRLQGVKINDKHIEVIVRQMLQKVEILEPGDTTYLIGETVDRIEYEEENAKRLNLGEHPAVAMPVLQGITKASLQTQSFISAASFQETTRVLTEAATAGKKDTLNGLKENVIVGRLIPAGTGSVMNKLRAVAAGEDKQRLAKARAAVPPKAAE; from the coding sequence ATGAATGAACTCATGAAGATCCTTGGTCAGGGCGGCCAGGCCATGACCTTTGACCAGATCAAGATCCAGCTGGCCTCGGCCGAGCAGATCCGTTCGTGGTCCTATGGCGAGATCAAGAAGCCCGAGACCATCAACTACCGGACCTTCAAGCCGGAGCGTGATGGCCTGTTCTGCGCGCGGATTTTTGGTCCGATCAAGGACTACGAATGTCTGTGCGGCAAGTACAAGCGGATGAAGTTCCGTGGCATCATCTGCGAAAAATGCGGCGTTGAAGTCACGCTGGCCAAGGTGCGCCGCGAGCGCATGGGCCATATCGAACTCGCCAGCCCGGTTGCGCATATCTGGTTCCTGAAATCCCTGCCCAGCCGTATCGGCCTGATGGTCGACATGACGCTGAAGGATCTGGAAAAGATCCTGTATTTCGAGAGCTATGTGGTTCTGGAACCCGGCACCTCGCCGCTCAAGCAGTACAGCCTGCTGACGGAAGACCAGTACCTCGATGTCATGGACGAGCATGGCGACGAGGGCATCGAGGTCGGTATTGGCGCGGAAGCGATCAAGAAGATCCTCGAGCGCATCGACTGCAAGGTCGAGAAGGAAGAACTGCGCCTTGAGCTGAAGGAAACCACATCCGAAGCCAAGCGCAAGAAGCTGGTCAAGCGCCTGAAGCTGGTCGAGGCCTTTGCCGACAGTGAATCGCGCCCGGAATGGATGATCCTGGACCTCGTGCCGGTCATTCCGCCCGAGCTGCGCCCGCTGGTGCCGCTTGATGGTGGCCGTTTCGCCACATCCGATCTGAACGACCTGTACCGCCGCGTCATCAACCGTAATAACCGCCTCAAGCGGCTGATCGAACTGCGCGCGCCTGACATCATCGTGCGTAACGAAAAGCGCATGCTGCAGGAATCGGTCGATGCGCTGTTCGATAACGGTCGCCGTGGTCGTGCCATCACCGGTGCCAACAAGCGTCCGCTCAAGTCGCTGTCCGACATGCTCAAGGGCAAGCAGGGCCGCTTCCGCCAGAACCTGCTCGGCAAGCGCGTCGACTATTCGGGCCGTTCGGTCATCGTGGTGGGGCCGGAGCTGAAGCTGCACCAGTGCGGCCTGCCCAAGAAGATGGCGCTCGAGCTGTTCAAGCCGTTCATCTACTCCAAGCTGGAAAAATACGGTCACGCCACCACCATCAAGGCTGCCAAGCGGATGGTGGAAAAGGAACGTCCCGAAGTGTGGGACATCCTTGAAGAAGTGATCCGCGAGCATCCGGTCATGCTCAACCGTGCGCCCACGCTGCATCGTCTGGGCATCCAGGCGTTCGAGCCGGTGCTGATCGAAGGCAAGGCCATCCAGCTGCATCCGCTGGTCTGCACCGCGTTCAATGCCGACTTCGATGGCGACCAGATGGCCGTGCACGTGCCGCTGAGCCTCGAGGCCCAGCTTGAAGCCCGCGTGCTGATGATGTCGACCAACAACATCCTCAGCCCGGCCAACGGCAAGCCCATCATCGTGCCGTCGCAGGATATCGTGCTCGGGCTGTATTACCTCAGCCTCGAGACGCCCGAATTCCGCGCAACGCCCGACAAGAACAGCTACGATGACAAGGGGCAGGTGACCGTGACCGGCGCACCGTCCTTCTCGAGCGTGGGCGAAGTGGAATACGCGCTGAGCACGGGCGCTGTGAAGCTGCATGACAAGATCCGCGCGCGTATCGAGAGCTTCGATGCCGAGGGCAAGACAGTGCGTGAGACGGTTGTCACCACGCCGGGCCGCATGCTTGTTGCCCAGATCCTGCCGCGCAACCAGGCGCTTCCGTTCTCGCTGATCAACCGCCAGTTGACCAAGAAGATCGTGTCGGACGTGATTGACGCGGTTTACCGTCACTGTGGCCAGAAGGAATGCGTGATCTTCTGTGACCGCCTGATGGGCCTTGGCTTCCGCCACGCCGCGCGTTCGGGCATTTCCTTCGGCAAGGACGACATGATCGTCCCCGTCGAGAAGAAGGAACTCGTGGACCGCACCGCCGCCGAGGTAAAGGAGTTCGAGCAGCAGTATCAGGACGGCCTGATCACCGCTGGCGAGCGCTACAACAAGGTGGTCGATGCCTGGTCGCGCTGCACCGATGAAGTGCAGGCCGCGATGATGAAGGAGATCTCCAAGCAGGAGATTGGCAAGCCCACCAACTCGGTGTGGATGATGAGCCACTCCGGTGCCCGTGGGTCGCCAGCGCAGATGAAGCAGCTTGCCGGCATGCGTGGCCTGATGGCCAAGCCGTCGGGTGAGATCATCGAGCAGCCGATCATCGCCAACTTCAAGGAAGGCCTGTCGGTTCTCGATTACTTCACCTCCAGCCATGGTGCGCGTAAGGGCCTGGCCGATACCGCGCTCAAGACCGCGAACTCGGGTTACCTGACCCGCCGCCTCGTTGACGTGGCGCAGGACAGCATCATCGTCGAGGAAGATTGCGGCACCGAGCGCGGCCTGACCGTGCGTGCGGTCATGGATGGCGGCGAAGTCGTGGCCTCCCTGTCCGAGCGGATGCTTGGTCGCACGCTGGCCGCCGATGTGCTGGACCCGGCAACCGGCAAGGTGCTCTTCCCGCGCAATACGCTGATCGAGGAAGCCGAGGCCGAGCAGATCGAGAAGGCGGGCGTCGAAAGCCTGCTGATCCGCTCCGTGCTGACCTGTGACAGCCGCGTGGGCGTGTGTGGCCACTGCTATGGCCGTGACCTTGCGCGTGGCACGCCGGTCAACATCGGTGAGGCTGTGGGCGTGATCGCCGCCCAGTCCATCGGTGAGCCGGGCACGCAGCTGACCATGCGTACCTTCCATATTGGTGGTGCGGCGCAGCGTGGTGCCGAGCAGTCGATGGTCGAGGCCTCGCGTGATGGCAAGGTGACGATCCGCAACAAGAACGTGGTGCATAACAGCCAGAACGTGCCCATCGTCATGTCGCGTAACTGCGAGATCCTGCTGACGGATGACCGCGGAACCGAACGCGCCCGCTACCGTGTGCCCTATGGTGCGCGCCTGCTGGTCGAGGATGGCGCCGAGGTGGCCCGTGGCCAGAAGATGGCCGAGTGGGATCCGTACACCCTGCCGATCATCACCGAGCAGCCTGGTAAGGTGGAATATCTTGACCTGATCGACTCCATCACCCTGGTGGAGCGGATGGATGAGGTAACCGGCCTGACATCCAAGGTGGTCGTGGACTACAAGCAGGCCTCCAAGGGGATCGACCTGCGTCCGCGCCTGCAGCTCAAGGATGCCAACGGCGATGTGGTGAAGCTGGCCAATGGCAACGACGCCCGCTACTTCCTGTCGCCTGACTCGCTGCTTTCGGTCGAGAACGGCGCGCAGGTCAACGCAGGCGACGTGCTGGCGCGTATCCCGCGTGAAGGCTCCAAGACACGTGACATTACCGGTGGTCTGCCGCGCGTGGCGGAACTGTTCGAGGCCCGTCGCCCGAAGGATCACGCCATCATCTCGGAAACCGAGGGGCGCGTGGAATTCGGCAAGGACTACAAGTCCAAGCGTCGCGTCATCGTCAAGAACGACGAGACGGGCGAGGAGACGGATTACCTCATCCCCAAGGGCAAGCACGTTTCCGTTCAGGAAGGCGACTTTGTCCAGGTGGGCGATCCGCTTGTCGACGGGCCGCGCGTGCCGCATGACATCCTGAAGGTTCTGGGTGTCGAGGCGCTGTCGGACTACCTCGTCAACGAGATCCAGGACGTCTATCGCCTGCAGGGCGTGAAGATCAATGACAAGCACATCGAAGTCATTGTTCGTCAGATGCTGCAGAAGGTGGAAATCCTTGAGCCGGGCGATACGACCTACCTGATCGGTGAGACGGTGGACCGTATCGAATACGAGGAAGAGAATGCCAAGCGCCTGAACCTCGGTGAACACCCTGCCGTCGCCATGCCGGTGCTGCAGGGCATCACCAAGGCCTCGCTGCAGACGCAGTCCTTCATCTCGGCGGCCTCCTTCCAGGAGACCACCCGTGTCCTCACCGAGGCTGCTACGGCGGGCAAGAAGGATACGCTCAACGGCCTGAAGGAGAACGTCATCGTCGGCCGCCTGATCCCGGCAGGGACGGGCAGCGTGATGAACAAGCTCCGCGCGGTTGCCGCAGGCGAGGACAAGCAGCGCCTCGCCAAGGCCCGTGCTGCCGTGCCGCCCAAGGCGGCCGAGTAA